CGAACGCAAAATGCTGACGCCGATGGAAGCCGGAGACTGCTCGCCGCGCAATTGCAGACTCATCTGCGCGACGCCTTCCTGCAGCCACGCGGTGCGTTGTACCGCAAGCCGCGATTTGATATACAGATGCGCCACGACCGAAAGCACGAGCAGCACGAAAATGCCCATCGCGCGGTTCAGTTGCAGCACTTCGTGGCTGGCAACAGCGTCGGCAGTGGAGAATGCGTAGCCGACGATCATCAGCACCGACGCAGCGCCAGCGGTGACGACCGGCACGGCAGGGCGGTCTATCCACATGCACAGCACCACGGGCAGCACGTAGAACACCCAGATCGCGACGCGCATGGGCATCAGCAGATCGATGGCAAACACCACCGCAAGCGAAATCGCGATGGCGAAGTAAATCCACAAGGTGTGGTGGCGAGTGTCCTGAGGCATCGTTGACCAGTAGTGTGTCCGTGTTCGCGAAGGCCGCGCGCCCCGCAGCAGGCACGGACCTTAGCACGAGCCGCAACGCCTTGTCACATCGGCTCCTGCGGCGATTCGGCCCGCTATTTCACCGCGGCACTTGTTACGAACGATCGCGCGTTGCGCGAATCTCACGAGGTAAGAATGACTGATATATCCGGCTCTCGCGTGCTCATCACCGGCGCCTCGGGTTTCGTCGGCTCGGCGCTCGCGCGGCTCGCCATCGAACGAGGTTTCGACACGCGGCTGCTCGTGCGCGCAACGAGCCCGCGCAAGAACGTGGAATCGCTCGACGCGGAAATCGTCGTCGGCGACATGCGCGACGAAGCGTCGATGCGCGCGGCGCTCAAGGGCGTGCGCTATCTGTTTCACGTCGCGGCGGACTACCGCATCTGGGCGCCGGACCCGAGCGAAATCGAGCGCGCGAATCTGCAAGGCACTGAGGCCACGATGCGCGCGGCGCTCGCGGAAGGCGTGGAGCGCATCGTGTACACGAGCAGCGTCGCAACGCTGAAGGTCACGAGTTCAGGCGCCATCGTCGACGAAACGAAGCCGTCGGATGCGGCGAGCACGATCGGCGCATACAAGCGCAGCAAGGTGCTGGCGGAGCGCGCGGTGGAGCGCATGATTGCGAGCGAGGCGCTGCCCGCGGTCATCGTCAATCCGTCGACGCCCATCGGCCCGCGCGACGTGCGTCCGACGCCGACGGGGCGCATCATCGTCGAGGCGGCGACGGGCAAGATTCCCGCGTTCGTCGATACGGGCCTCAATCTCGTGCATGTCGATGACGTCGCGCACGGCCACTTTCTCGCGCTGGAGCGCGGCAAGATCGGCGAGCGCTACATTCTCGGCGGCGAAAACCTGCCGTTGCAGCAGATGCTCGCGGATATCGCGGGACTCGTCGGCCGCAAACCGCCGACCATCAAGCTGCCGCGCGGGCCGCTGTATCCGCTTGCCATCGGCGCGGAAATGTTCGCGAAGGTGAGCGGCAAGGAGCCGTTCGTGACCGTCGACGGCCTGCGGATGTCGAAAAACAAGATGTACTTCACGTCGGCGAAGGCGGAGCGGGAACTGGGCTATCAGGCGAGGCCGTATCGCGAAGGCCTGCGCGACGCGCTCGACTGGTTCCGGGCAAACGGCTATCTCGACGCGTAAGACGCGCAGGGCGTCCGCCGAACTCGCTTCGACGCAACTCTTCTATAAGACCCAAAAAATCTAAATCGTTGATATAACAGGAAAACCGGCCAATTTCGATGCTTTGGCGAGCCTTCTTTCCCACGCGACGCCTTCAAATTCAGGCAAAATAGCGGACTGATGCCGGAAGGCGCGAGCAACCATGTTGCGTGCGACCGCAGGCGCGAAAGCGCCCGCGCAGGTTCACAGCAGCCGGCGGTCCTTTTTCAACCCGTTTCTGGATGTCGAGACAAGCGATGAGTAATCAGCAACCCACCATCATCTACACCCTGACCGACGAAGCTCCGCTGCTCGCGACCAGCGCCTTTCTGCCGATCATCCGCACGTTCACGGCGCCCGCCGGCGTGAACGTGGAAACCAGCGACATTTCGCTCGCCGGGCGCATTCTCGGCGAATTTCCCGAATTTCTGACCGAAGAGCAGCGCGTTCCGGACAACCTCGCCGAACTCGGCCGCCTCACGCAGCTTCCCGACACCAACATCATCAAGCTGCCGAACATCAGCGCGTCGGTGCCGCAGCTCGTCGCCGCGATCAAGGAATTGCAGGGCAAGGGCTACAAGGTGCCCAACTATCCGGAAGAGCCGAAGAACGACGAAGAAAAGGCCATCGCCCAGCGTTATTCGAAGTGTCTCGGCAGCGCGGTGAACCCGGTTCTGCGCGAAGGCAATTCGGACCGCCGCGCGCCGCTCGCCGTCAAGAACTACGCGAAAAAGCATCCGCACAGCATGGGCGAATGGAGCATGGCGTCGCGCACGCACGTCGCGCACATGAAGCACGGCGACTTCTATCACGGCGAAAAGTCCATCACGAACGACAAGGCGC
This genomic interval from Caballeronia sp. LZ062 contains the following:
- the hpnA gene encoding hopanoid-associated sugar epimerase, with the protein product MTDISGSRVLITGASGFVGSALARLAIERGFDTRLLVRATSPRKNVESLDAEIVVGDMRDEASMRAALKGVRYLFHVAADYRIWAPDPSEIERANLQGTEATMRAALAEGVERIVYTSSVATLKVTSSGAIVDETKPSDAASTIGAYKRSKVLAERAVERMIASEALPAVIVNPSTPIGPRDVRPTPTGRIIVEAATGKIPAFVDTGLNLVHVDDVAHGHFLALERGKIGERYILGGENLPLQQMLADIAGLVGRKPPTIKLPRGPLYPLAIGAEMFAKVSGKEPFVTVDGLRMSKNKMYFTSAKAERELGYQARPYREGLRDALDWFRANGYLDA